The following nucleotide sequence is from Achromobacter spanius.
GCCCAAGCTGTCTGCCTGGATCAATTCAAATCCATTACGCACCGCCTTCTGCTCGAAGTTGACGCCCATGTTCTTCCAGGCGTTGGCCACGCAGGTCGTGTAGGCCTCGGCTGTGCGCTGGGTGGATCCGTAAAAAACGGGCTCGCGATCACGCACGTCTTTGACGTTGGCGCAGGCCGACAGGGTAGCCAGGACGGTAAGGGACAGGGCAATACGAACCTTCATGACGGGCGAACTCTCAAGCAAAAAGTGGATGGGCGGCCAAAACTATAACGCAGCGCTATCACGCAGCAGCGCCTCAGGAACGGGGCGCGCGGCGGGCCGACTTGGGGCGGAAGGCATCGATGACCTCGGGGCGCGTCTCGGCGTAAGGCCCGCCGATCAGATCGATGCAATACGGGACGGCGGCAAAGATTCCCGGTGCGATGACGGCGCCATCTTCGTCCTTCAGCCCTTCCAGGGTCTCGCGGATGGACTTCGGCTGCCCCGGCAGATTCACGATCAGCGCGGCATGCGAAGGCGTTTCGCGGATGACGGCGACCTGCCTGGACAGAATGGCCGTGGGCACAAAGCGCAGGCTGATCTGGCGCATCTGTTCCCCGAAACCCGGCATTTCTTTCGTCCCCACGGCCAAGGTGGCCTCGGGGGTAACGTCGCGGCGGGCCGGGCCCGTGCCGCCGGTGGTCAGCACCAGGTCGCAGCCACAGAGGTCGACAAGCTCGATCAGGGTGTCGGAAATGCGCGCGGGTTCGTCAGGAATCAGGCGGTCCACCGCCTGCCAGGGCGATACCAGCGCCGAGCCCAGCCATTCACGCAAGGCGGGCAGGCCCTGATCCTGATAGGCGCCGCTTGAAGCGCGGTCAGAAACGGACACCAGGCCGATGATCAGGTCGTCGGGATGGCGGCGGGCGATTCGGGTTGTGGTGGTCATGGCGTAGGCGTAATAGAGGAAAAGGGCAGTACGGGCGGCCAAGCATGGCACGCGACGCGGTCAATCATGGAAATCCAGAAGACAGCCGCGGTGTCGATGCTATCGCATTCTTTCCCAGGCGAACGGTGGCCGGTCCCGTCCGCCTGGCTCGTTCCGCCCTGTGGCAAAAAAGCGAATCGGTCCGCGGCCCCATTTACCGCGCTTGTTCGCGCCACGGGCGCTGGATAACATTCGCTAACAAAAATATTCCCGGCTGGCGCGCCCCTTCCCCCCTCTTGGCTTCCATGTTCAAACGACCGTTACGCCAGCACGCGCTGGCCGCCGCGCTGGCCTTGTCGAGCGCCGCTGCCGTGGCCGCGCTTGCCTGGCACGCCTTAGCCTTGAAGACGGAACCCGTGCCCGCCGCGGCACCCGGCATCTACATCCCCAACCTGGGCAACACGCTGCATGAGCAGACGCGCAACCTGTCGCGGCTGAGCCAGGCGCTGCGCATCGGGGACCGGCTCGTGATTCTGGGTTCGTCCGAATTGACCAGCAACGATCTGCGCTTCGTCCCCTACCGCTATCTGGCCGAAGAACTCCAGATGCCCGTGCTGGCCTACGGCCATTCGGGCTTTCAGTCCCTGGGCATGCAATTGGTGCTGGCCGCGCTGGCCGACGATTTGTCGCCAGACTCGCGCGTGGTGGTGATGCTGTCGCCCGGCTGGTTCGACGGCGACGGCGGGCTGGGCGTCGACGAATTCAAGGAACACGCCAACCCGCTGCTGCCCCGTCTGGTGAAGCAGCCCGAAGCCCGTGCCGAGCTGGCGCGCTGGCTGCGCGACAAGGGCGACGCGGGCGTGGCATGGTCGATGCTGGCCGAGCAGGCCTATGTGTTCCGCCAGCGCCTGGTCGACCTGTGGGCGCCCGCGCATGCCGCGCCGCCCCCGGAGCGCGAACGCGAAGGCCCCGCGCCCGCCGCCCGCGTGGTGGACTGGGACGCGCTGGCGGAAGAAGCCCAACGCGCAGAGCAGGACCTGATGGCGGGCAACCGCTACGCGGTGCGCGACGATTTCTTCAACAAATACCTGCGCAGCATCCCGGAAGGCGGCAAGACCGCCTTTCAGCCGCAGCCCCTGACGGGCCGCGCAGAATTGCGCGAGCTCAATGCGTTGATGGCGTTGCTGCATCAGCGTGGCGTGAATGCGCTGTTTGTGATGCAGCCCCTGCACCCGATGGTCTTCAAGGACCTGCATCGGTTTGACCCCGTGCAAAAGGAAGTCGCCACGCTGTGCCAGCGCTACGCGATGACCTGCCTGGACATGTATGGCGCGCCCTACGAAGTGGGCATGCTGCGTGACGTGCAGCACCTGGGTGAACTGGGCTGGCTGCGCGTGAACCGGAAGATTGCCGAGGTATTCCGCCCATGACGCCCGCCCCGGCCCGCCAAGGCAGGTTTCGCTGCCCTCCATTGAATTGACGCCCTCATGAAAAGAACGCTTTGGCTGTGCCTGCTGTATCTGGGCGTGCTCGCCGTGCTGCTGATCCAGGCGGACACCGCCGCCAACCTGGGTAAACCGATGGAGATCGAGTTTCAGTACTCGAAATTCTGACGGCCTAGCCCGTCGGACAGGTGAAATTTGGTTTTCCGACGCAACCAGGCCACGGTCACAAATCTGCAATAATCGGCTCCTCACGCCGGAACCTCGCCCCCCGCCTCCATGTTCGACCTCTTCCACGGCCTAGACCTCTGGGTCGGCCTCAGCCTTGTGCTGGCCCTGACATTCGTCCTGGCCTTCGAATTCATCAATGGTTTCCACGACACGGCCAATGCCGTGGCCACGGTGATCTATACCAAGGCCATGCCGCCGCATCTTGCGGTGGTGCTGTCCGGCATCTTCAACTTCCTGGGCGTGCTGCTGGGCGGCGTGGGGGTGGCCTACGCCATCGTCCACCTGCTGCCGGTGGAGCTGCTGATCAACGTGGATACCGGCCGCGGCCTGGCCATGGTGTTCGCCATGCTGGCGGCCGCCATCGCCTGGAACCTGGGCACCTGGTACTTCGGCATTCCGGCATCCAGCTCGCACACGCTGATCGGCTCGATCCTGGGCGTGGGTCTGGCCAACGCCCTGATCACCGATCTGCCGCTGGCGGACGGCGTGAACTGGGGCAAGGCCATCGACATCGGCATGTCGCTGGTGGCCTCGCCCATCGCCGGCTTCCTGGTGGCGGGCGGCCTGCTGCTGCTGCTCAAGCGCTGGCTGCCGCTGTCGAAAATGCACAAGACGCCGGAGCAGCGCCGCGCCATCGACAATAAAAAGCATCCGCCGTTCTGGAACCGTCTGGTGCTGGTGCTGTCGGCCATGGGCGTGAGCTTCGTGCACGGCTCGAATGACGGCCAGAAGGGCATCGGCCTGATCATGCTGGTGCTGATCGGCATCGTGCCCGCCAACTTCGTGCTGGACACCACCAGCACCACCTACCAGATTGAACGCACGCGCGACGCGGCCAATCACCTGAACGTGTTCTACCACCGCAACGAAGCGATGCTGGGCGACTTCCTGGCGCTCAAGCGCCCGGACGCCACGACGGAACTGCCGCCCACCTTCCGCTGCGACCCCAAGCTGACCGTGCCGACCATTGCGGCGCTGCAAACCGATCTGGCCGGCGTCAGCAACTATGCCGACCTGTCGCCCGAGAAGCGCATCGACGTGCGCCGCTATCTGCTCTGTCTGGACGACACGGCCAAGAAGGTATCCAGCATTGAAGGGCTGCCCGCCCGCGAACGCGCCGACCTGCAACGCCTGCGCGCCGACCTTACCGCCACCACCGAATACGCGCCCTTCTGGGTCATCGTGGCCGTGGCCCTGGCGCTGGGCGCGGGCACCATGGTGGGCTGGCGCCGCGTGGTGCTGACGGTGGGCGAAAAGATCGGCAAGCAAGGCATGACGTACGCGCAGGGCATGTCGGCGCAGGTGACGGCGGTTGCCGCCATCGGGCTGGCCAACGTGTTCAGCCTGCCCGTGTCCACCACCCACGTGCTGTCCTCGGGCGTGGCGGGCACGATGATCGCCAACAAGACCGGCCTGCAAGGCAATACGGTGCGCAACATCCTGCTGGCCTGGGTGCTGACCCTACCTGCGTCCATGGCGTTGGCGGCCGCGCTGTTCTGGCTTGGCGTTCAGATCTCGGGATAAGGCCACAAACGGCCGCGCGGGCAATCCGCGCGGCCGCTGCAACA
It contains:
- a CDS encoding D-alanyl-lipoteichoic acid biosynthesis protein DltD, producing the protein MFKRPLRQHALAAALALSSAAAVAALAWHALALKTEPVPAAAPGIYIPNLGNTLHEQTRNLSRLSQALRIGDRLVILGSSELTSNDLRFVPYRYLAEELQMPVLAYGHSGFQSLGMQLVLAALADDLSPDSRVVVMLSPGWFDGDGGLGVDEFKEHANPLLPRLVKQPEARAELARWLRDKGDAGVAWSMLAEQAYVFRQRLVDLWAPAHAAPPPEREREGPAPAARVVDWDALAEEAQRAEQDLMAGNRYAVRDDFFNKYLRSIPEGGKTAFQPQPLTGRAELRELNALMALLHQRGVNALFVMQPLHPMVFKDLHRFDPVQKEVATLCQRYAMTCLDMYGAPYEVGMLRDVQHLGELGWLRVNRKIAEVFRP
- a CDS encoding inorganic phosphate transporter, producing the protein MFDLFHGLDLWVGLSLVLALTFVLAFEFINGFHDTANAVATVIYTKAMPPHLAVVLSGIFNFLGVLLGGVGVAYAIVHLLPVELLINVDTGRGLAMVFAMLAAAIAWNLGTWYFGIPASSSHTLIGSILGVGLANALITDLPLADGVNWGKAIDIGMSLVASPIAGFLVAGGLLLLLKRWLPLSKMHKTPEQRRAIDNKKHPPFWNRLVLVLSAMGVSFVHGSNDGQKGIGLIMLVLIGIVPANFVLDTTSTTYQIERTRDAANHLNVFYHRNEAMLGDFLALKRPDATTELPPTFRCDPKLTVPTIAALQTDLAGVSNYADLSPEKRIDVRRYLLCLDDTAKKVSSIEGLPARERADLQRLRADLTATTEYAPFWVIVAVALALGAGTMVGWRRVVLTVGEKIGKQGMTYAQGMSAQVTAVAAIGLANVFSLPVSTTHVLSSGVAGTMIANKTGLQGNTVRNILLAWVLTLPASMALAAALFWLGVQISG
- the mog gene encoding molybdopterin adenylyltransferase produces the protein MTTTTRIARRHPDDLIIGLVSVSDRASSGAYQDQGLPALREWLGSALVSPWQAVDRLIPDEPARISDTLIELVDLCGCDLVLTTGGTGPARRDVTPEATLAVGTKEMPGFGEQMRQISLRFVPTAILSRQVAVIRETPSHAALIVNLPGQPKSIRETLEGLKDEDGAVIAPGIFAAVPYCIDLIGGPYAETRPEVIDAFRPKSARRAPRS